From Poecile atricapillus isolate bPoeAtr1 chromosome 13, bPoeAtr1.hap1, whole genome shotgun sequence, one genomic window encodes:
- the PDLIM7 gene encoding PDZ and LIM domain protein 7 isoform X2, which produces MGDMESYKVMLNGPAPWGFRLQGGKDFSMPLSISRLTLGGKAAQAGVGVGDWVLYIDGESTSAMTHIEAQNRIRACGDRLCLTLSRAQNQLGKPQKVLSLDKQPPQLLESPSTPVCDPVKLRMLEDIDDSKPHSWTSQSRSFRKLSRLVGADSMEDGEEELVKKPRDSHGSSWGTVEPWQPQQPLEPPSTPGCDPGKLRMLEDAEGWQPRTGTSQSRSFRRLAQLTGTDGMEDGEDEIVKKPRQPPQLLEPPSDTVCDPVKLRMLEDIDDSKPHTWTSQSRSFRKLARLVGASSMDDGEEEPVKKPRDSHGSSWGTVEQRQPLEPPSTPGCDPGKLRMLEDAEGWQPRTGTSQSRSFRRLAQLTGTDGMEDGEDEIVKKPRDSHGSSWGTVEQRQSPQPLEPPSTPGCNPGKLRLIEDAEDWQPRTGTSQSRTFRKLAQLTGTDSSMEDHDDVFVRKPSQVSVPDPSPGATMKTEPGLAPRTPSATPSPTSRPPWAVDPSFAERYAPDKTSTVVSKHSQPATPTPMQNRSSIVQAAQQAPEGPGRTPLCYKCNKVIRGRYLVALGHYYHPEEFTCCQCRKVLDEGGFFEEKGSIFCPKCYDTRYAPSCAKCKKKITGEVMHALKMTWHVQCFTCNACKTPIRNRAFYMEEGQPYCERDYEKMFGTKCRGCDFKIDAGDRFLEALGFSWHDTCFVCAICQTNLEGKTFYSKKDKPLCKSHAFSHV; this is translated from the exons ATGGGCGACATGGAGTCCTACAAGGTGATGCTGAATGGGCCGGCACCCTGGGGCttcaggctgcagggagggaaggattTCAGCATGCCGCTCTCCATCTCCAGG CTGACTCTGGGTGGGAAGGCAGCCCAGGCCGGCGTGGGAGTGGGTGACTGGGTGCTGTACATCGATGGGGAGAGCACCAGTGCCATGACACACATCGAGGCCCAGAACAGGATCCGTGCCTGCGGGGACAGGCTCTGCCTCACCTTGAGCAG AGCCCAGAACCAGCTGGGGAAGCCGCAGAAG GTGCTGAGCCTTGACAA GCAgcccccacagctgctggagtcccccagcacccctgtGTGTGACCCTGTGAAGCTGCGGATGTTAGAGGACATTGACGACTCAAAGCCCCACAGCTGGACCTCCCAGTCCCGTTCCTTCCGCAAACTGTCGCGGCTGGTGGGCGCAGACAGCA TGGAGGATGGTGAGGAAGAGCTTGTTAAAAAGCCCAG GGATTCCCATGGGTCCAGCTGGGGCACAGTGGAGCCATG gcagccccagcagcctctggagcCCCCCAGTACCCCTGGGTGTGATCCTGGGAAGTTGCGGATGTTGGAGGATGCTGAGGGCTGGCAGCCCCGCACCGGGACCTCCCAGTCCCGCTCCTTCCGCAGACTGGCCCAGCTGACGGGCACAGATGGCA TGGAGGATGGTGAGGATGAGATTGTTAAAAAGCCCAG GCAgcccccacagctgctggagccCCCCAGTGACACTGTGTGTGACCCTGTGAAGCTGCGGATGTTAGAGGACATTGATGACTCAAAGCCCCACACCTGGACGTCCCAGTCCCGTTCCTTCCGCAAACTGGCCCGGCTGGTGGGCGCAAGCAGCA TGGATGATGGTGAGGAAGAGCCTGTTAAAAAGCCCAG GGATTCCCATGGGTCCAGCTGGGGCACAGTGGAGCAGCG GCAGCCTCTGGAGCCCCCCAGTACCCCCGGGTGTGATCCTGGGAAGTTGCGGATGTTGGAGGATGCTGAGGGCTGGCAGCCCCGCACCGGGACCTCCCAGTCCCGCTCCTTCCGCAGACTGGCCCAGCTGACGGGCACAGATGGCA TGGAGGATGGTGAGGACGAGATTGTTAAAAAGCCCAG GGATTCCCATGGGTCCAGCTGGGGCACAGTGGAGCAGCG ACAGTCCCCTCagcccctggagccccccagcacccctgggtgcaACCCTGGGAAGCTGCGACTGATAGAGGATGCTGAGGACTGGCAGCCCCGCACCGGGACCTCCCAGTCCCGCACCTTCCGCAAACTGGCCCAGCTGACAGGCACCGACAGCAGCA TGGAGGATCATGATGATGTGTTTGTTAGGAAGCCCAG CCAGGTCTCCGtgccagacccttccccaggaGCAACAATGAAAACTGAACCAGGACTGG cccccaggacccccagtgccacccccagccccaccagccgCCCACCCTGGGCTGTGGACCCCTCGTTTGCCGAGCGCTACGCCCCGGACAAGACGAGCACGGTGGTGAGCAAGCACAGCCAGCCAGCCACACCGACCCCCATGCAGAACCGCAGCTCCATCGTGCAGGCGGCCCAGCAAGCCCCCGAGGGGCCCGGCCGCACCCCGCTCTGCTACAAGTGCAACAAGGTCATCAG GGGACGGTACCTCGTGGCGCTGGGACATTATTACCACCCCGAGGAGTTCACCTGCTGCCAGTGCAGGAAGGTGCTGGATGAGGGTGGCTTCTTTGAGGAGAAAGGCTCCATCTTCTGCCCCAAGTGCTACGACACGCGCTACGCACCCAGCTGTGCCAAGTGCAAGAAGAAGATCACTGGG GAGGTGATGCACGCACTGAAGATGACCTGGCACGTGCAGTGCTTCACCTGCAACGCCTGCAAAACTCCCATCCGCAACCGAGCCTTCTACATGGAGGAGGGACAGCCCTACTGTGAGAGAG ACTATGAGAAGATGTTTGGCACCAAGTGCCGTGGCTGTGACTTCAAGATCGATGCTGGGGACCGGTTCCTGGAGGCGCTGGGGTTCAGCTGGCATGACACTTGCTTTGTCTGTGCG ATCTGCCAGACCAACCTGGAAGGGAAGACATTCTACTCCAAGAAGGACAAGCCGCTGTGCAAGAGCCATGCTTTCTCCCATGTGTGA
- the PDLIM7 gene encoding PDZ and LIM domain protein 7 isoform X7 produces the protein MGDMESYKVMLNGPAPWGFRLQGGKDFSMPLSISRLTLGGKAAQAGVGVGDWVLYIDGESTSAMTHIEAQNRIRACGDRLCLTLSRAQNQLGKPQKDSLPCSEPLKYNFAPSTALNKTARPFGAGSPPNPRPGLVTKPVTYAPLAPACTPQHNGQVSVPDPSPGATMKTEPGLAPRTPSATPSPTSRPPWAVDPSFAERYAPDKTSTVVSKHSQPATPTPMQNRSSIVQAAQQAPEGPGRTPLCYKCNKVIRGRYLVALGHYYHPEEFTCCQCRKVLDEGGFFEEKGSIFCPKCYDTRYAPSCAKCKKKITGEVMHALKMTWHVQCFTCNACKTPIRNRAFYMEEGQPYCERDYEKMFGTKCRGCDFKIDAGDRFLEALGFSWHDTCFVCAICQTNLEGKTFYSKKDKPLCKSHAFSHV, from the exons ATGGGCGACATGGAGTCCTACAAGGTGATGCTGAATGGGCCGGCACCCTGGGGCttcaggctgcagggagggaaggattTCAGCATGCCGCTCTCCATCTCCAGG CTGACTCTGGGTGGGAAGGCAGCCCAGGCCGGCGTGGGAGTGGGTGACTGGGTGCTGTACATCGATGGGGAGAGCACCAGTGCCATGACACACATCGAGGCCCAGAACAGGATCCGTGCCTGCGGGGACAGGCTCTGCCTCACCTTGAGCAG AGCCCAGAACCAGCTGGGGAAGCCGCAGAAG GACTCACTCCCCTGCTCTGAACCCCTGAAATATAACTTCGCTCCCAGCACCGCCCTCAACAAAACAGCTCGGCCCTTCGGGGCCGGCTCACCTCCGAACCCACGGCCCGGGCTGGTGACGAAACCCGTGACGTACGCGCCCCTGGCGCCCGCCTGCACCCCCCAGCACAACGG CCAGGTCTCCGtgccagacccttccccaggaGCAACAATGAAAACTGAACCAGGACTGG cccccaggacccccagtgccacccccagccccaccagccgCCCACCCTGGGCTGTGGACCCCTCGTTTGCCGAGCGCTACGCCCCGGACAAGACGAGCACGGTGGTGAGCAAGCACAGCCAGCCAGCCACACCGACCCCCATGCAGAACCGCAGCTCCATCGTGCAGGCGGCCCAGCAAGCCCCCGAGGGGCCCGGCCGCACCCCGCTCTGCTACAAGTGCAACAAGGTCATCAG GGGACGGTACCTCGTGGCGCTGGGACATTATTACCACCCCGAGGAGTTCACCTGCTGCCAGTGCAGGAAGGTGCTGGATGAGGGTGGCTTCTTTGAGGAGAAAGGCTCCATCTTCTGCCCCAAGTGCTACGACACGCGCTACGCACCCAGCTGTGCCAAGTGCAAGAAGAAGATCACTGGG GAGGTGATGCACGCACTGAAGATGACCTGGCACGTGCAGTGCTTCACCTGCAACGCCTGCAAAACTCCCATCCGCAACCGAGCCTTCTACATGGAGGAGGGACAGCCCTACTGTGAGAGAG ACTATGAGAAGATGTTTGGCACCAAGTGCCGTGGCTGTGACTTCAAGATCGATGCTGGGGACCGGTTCCTGGAGGCGCTGGGGTTCAGCTGGCATGACACTTGCTTTGTCTGTGCG ATCTGCCAGACCAACCTGGAAGGGAAGACATTCTACTCCAAGAAGGACAAGCCGCTGTGCAAGAGCCATGCTTTCTCCCATGTGTGA